The genomic interval GGCCCAGGTAGTTACTCTTCCAGAAGCGTATGATGCGGCGGAATTCCGCCTGCGCCCTCTCCGGCTCCTCCACGGCCATGGCCGCGATGGTCCCCGTGACCAGCGCCCCGTGGACCCCGAAGAGTAGCACGGGGTCCTGGGCTCCCGACAGGGTCCCCGCCAGGATGAACTTTCCGTGGAAGAGGCGCGGATTGGCGATGGACCCCAGGGGGAGCAGGGGAAGGAGCTCCTTATCCGCGCCGAAGTCCTCCACGTCGTACCATTCCGAGAGCTCTATCCCCTCGTCCCGGGCCAGCCGGGAGGGGAACCACCTCTTGGCCTCCTCGCTCAGGGGCCGCTTGCGCTGGAAGAGCAGGGCCCCGGCGGTGCCGTTGATGGTGGAGAAGAAGGCGTAATCCCAGGTATGGCGGTCCATGTAGATGATGACCTGCGGCCCGCCGTAACCTTCCGTCACCCTCCCCTGTCCGAAGAGCCCGTATCCCGGCACGAAGGGGAGGTCGAGGGCGTGATAGGCCTCGGGGAAGATGCCGGTGGCCAGGATGGTCCCGGGTGGAAGATCGTGGAAGTCCCTGCGCGTCCTCAAGGGGAAGTTGAACTCGAAGCGCACCCCCTCCCCCACCGCGATGCGGTAGAGGTGCATGTCCAGGGAACCGTCGCGGGGACCCCTCTCCACCAGGAAGGCGGGCACGTTGGGCGGAAAGGCGATGTCGTAACGCTTGCCGAAGCTGTAGACGCGGATACCGGGAAGGGGCACGCAGGCAGGCGCGATGTCTATCCCCGTGTAGCGGTGCAGCTTATCCAGCTCCACGGGACTGCCGTCGCCCATGGTGTAGCTGAGGTCACCGGTGGGCAGGTCCCGCGAGGGACCGCCCACGCCGTCCCGCCTCTCCAGCACCCTTACCTCGTGGCCGCGCCGCCGCAGGTTGATGGCCGCGGTGAGCCCCGCGAGCCCCGCGCCCACGACTACCTTTTCGCCCAATGCGCCTCCTCGTACTCGCCCGCCTTGCACGGTTTCACGCCTGAACGGCCTTCCCCGCCCGCCTTGTCAACGGGGTTTCAGCCGCCGTTGCACACCAGGAGCGCCGCCCGTCGCGTCCCGGCTATCGGTCCGCCGGCTTCTCGCGCCGTTCGCGGGATTTCCCGCGCCGACCACGGGAGAACCCGTGCGCCGCCGCGGCCGCTTCCCCGTCGTCGCTTCTCACAGGGCGGAGAGAATCACCGGCAGCAGGGTCGAATGCGAGGCGACGACGGCCATGACGACGGCCCATATGATTATACCGATTAGGGAGAGCCCTATACCCACCCAGCCCAGGATTATACCCGCGGTGGCCGAGGATTCACCGGACATCATGCCCCCGCTGGCGGCGATCTCCTTCTTGGCCTGGCTTCCCAGGATAAGCGCGATGGCCGAGCAGATGAGAGGACACACGAAGAGCCCCACGATCCCCAGCACCAGGGAAGCGGTGGCCTTGGAGTTGCTCTCCTGGTGGTAGGGTGGATAAGGCGCCGGCTGGTAGGGAGCGCCGTACGGCGGCGCGGACGCCGCCTGGTACCCGTAAGGGGGCGGGGGAGCGGGCTGCACGGGCTGGGCCGGGCCGGGCTGGGCCGGACCGGGCGGCGCGGGCTGCGCGAAAGCGCCGGCTTGCTCGAAAGCCGCTCCGCACTGTCCGCAGAAAGCCGCGCTGTCGTCATTCTGCGCTCCGCATCTCGGGCAGGTTTTCATCTCTCGACCCCCTTCTCTCTGGCCGTCCGTTGCTCTCAACGGGGATTGCGGACTCTTCGCGACACCCCTCTTTTGCCGCTTCCGGCGTGCTTGCCCTCCCCTGTTTCACCGACCCTCGTCTTCGAGCCGTTTCAACGGAAACGGCAGGATCACATCTCGACGGGAAAGCCGCGGTACGCCGGCCGCGGCCACCCCGCTACGGCCCTTCCCGCATGCGCCGGTTCCGTGGCGATGCTTGACTCTTCCCACGGACCTTTCTTTCCCGTGGCGGTGCGAAACCCTTCCAGCTCTTCCATCCCTTTCGCCGATACGGCTCGTCTTCCTCCGCCGATTTTACGTCACCGCGGTGACGCGCTCGTTTTCCACCAGCCAGGAATATGCCGCAAGCGCCGCCTTGGCTCCCTCCCCGGCGGCGATGATGATCTGCTTCTCCATGACGTTGGTGACGTCCCCGGCGGCGAAAAGACCCGGCAGGCTGGTACGGTTGTTGGAGTCGATGACGATCTCGCCGATCTCGTTCAACCTGACTTCCGGTGGCAGGTAAGCGGTGCTGGGCACGCTGCCTATCTCGATGAACACCCCCTGCACCTCGAGGGACGTCTCCTCGCCGCGGCGCGCGAGGGAGATGCCTTTCACGAAGGTCTCTCCCCGTATGGCCGTGACCTGCGATGAGGTGAGGACCTCCACCAGCGGCGAGTCGAGCACCTGCCTGCGCCTTATCTCGTCTCCTCCCAGCGCCCCTTCGTTGGTGATCACGTACACCTTTTCCGCTATCTGCGCCAGCTGCAGGGCGGCGTCCAGGGCGGAGTTGCCGCCCCCCACGACGGCCACCCGCTTGCCCCGGAAGAGTGGTGCGTCGCAGGTCGAGCAGTAGGCGACCCCGCGGCCGCGATATTCGTCCTCACCCGGCACGCCGAGCTTGCGGGGCAGCTTCCCGGATGCGGCGATGGCCGCGTGGGCCCGGTATTCCTCGCCGCCTTCCGTGCGTGCCAGGAAGATCCCTTCTTCCCTGCGCAACGCCGCGACGTTCTTCCCCTCCAGGAGCTCTACGCTGAAATTATCCAGGTGGTCCCGGAAGCGCTCCACCAGCTCCACCCCCGTGATGAGTTGGTACCCGAGGTAGTTCTCCACCTCCCAGGACCAGGCTGCCTGGCCTCCCACGTTGCCTGATATCACCAGGGTATTGAGCATCTTGCGGGCGCAGTACACGCCCGCGGAAAGCCCTGCCGGCCCCGCTCCCACGATGATCACGTCGTATATCTCCACGGCAGCTCCCCGGGACTCCCCATGGCGCTCACCACGGCGCTCCCCGAGCCCTTTGCTTTGACGCAAGTCTCACGAGGCATCCTCGTGACGTCGTGGCCCCCGCGGCGGGCTTCCTCTTCAAGGCTGGACCGCGGCCTGCCCGGCGCCCTTTTCTCCGCCCGGTTCCACGTTTTCCCTGACCGGTTCCGCGCCGCCGGAGCTGAACTCTTCCACCAGCTCGCGAAAAACGTCCCCTTCAAGGGTCTCCTTCTCCAGGAGCACCTCGGCGATGCCCTCCAGGACGCGCCTGTTCTCCGCGAGCGCCGTCTT from Actinomycetota bacterium carries:
- a CDS encoding NAD(P)-binding protein; amino-acid sequence: MQGGRVRGGALGEKVVVGAGLAGLTAAINLRRRGHEVRVLERRDGVGGPSRDLPTGDLSYTMGDGSPVELDKLHRYTGIDIAPACVPLPGIRVYSFGKRYDIAFPPNVPAFLVERGPRDGSLDMHLYRIAVGEGVRFEFNFPLRTRRDFHDLPPGTILATGIFPEAYHALDLPFVPGYGLFGQGRVTEGYGGPQVIIYMDRHTWDYAFFSTINGTAGALLFQRKRPLSEEAKRWFPSRLARDEGIELSEWYDVEDFGADKELLPLLPLGSIANPRLFHGKFILAGTLSGAQDPVLLFGVHGALVTGTIAAMAVEEPERAQAEFRRIIRFWKSNYLGRLVVEATHPWGLKVGSRLGLELYRYYAPFALRYAFLIVPGWLRL
- a CDS encoding DUF4190 domain-containing protein; translated protein: MKTCPRCGAQNDDSAAFCGQCGAAFEQAGAFAQPAPPGPAQPGPAQPVQPAPPPPYGYQAASAPPYGAPYQPAPYPPYHQESNSKATASLVLGIVGLFVCPLICSAIALILGSQAKKEIAASGGMMSGESSATAGIILGWVGIGLSLIGIIIWAVVMAVVASHSTLLPVILSAL
- a CDS encoding FAD-dependent oxidoreductase; this translates as MYDVIIVGAGPAGLSAGVYCARKMLNTLVISGNVGGQAAWSWEVENYLGYQLITGVELVERFRDHLDNFSVELLEGKNVAALRREEGIFLARTEGGEEYRAHAAIAASGKLPRKLGVPGEDEYRGRGVAYCSTCDAPLFRGKRVAVVGGGNSALDAALQLAQIAEKVYVITNEGALGGDEIRRRQVLDSPLVEVLTSSQVTAIRGETFVKGISLARRGEETSLEVQGVFIEIGSVPSTAYLPPEVRLNEIGEIVIDSNNRTSLPGLFAAGDVTNVMEKQIIIAAGEGAKAALAAYSWLVENERVTAVT